In Streptomyces nodosus, one DNA window encodes the following:
- a CDS encoding response regulator transcription factor encodes MPSSHRSAKSIRVLLAEDQGMMRGALALLLGMEEDIEVVAQVSAGDAIVDAVLAQRPDVALLDIELPGMSGLDAAAVLREQAPYCRVLILTTFGRPGYLRRALEAGAAGFLVKDGPVEELAAAIRRVLSGETVVDPGLAAAALSAGPSPLTARECEVLKASRDGATVSDIAAGLRLSESTVRNYLSSAIGKTGTRNRMEAVREARQQGWL; translated from the coding sequence ATGCCCAGCAGTCACCGGTCGGCGAAGTCCATCAGGGTGCTGCTCGCCGAGGACCAGGGCATGATGCGCGGTGCCCTCGCCCTGCTGCTCGGCATGGAGGAGGACATCGAGGTCGTGGCGCAGGTCTCGGCGGGCGATGCGATCGTGGACGCCGTGCTGGCTCAGCGCCCCGACGTGGCCCTGCTGGACATCGAACTGCCGGGCATGAGCGGTCTGGACGCGGCGGCCGTGCTGCGTGAACAGGCCCCGTACTGCCGGGTGTTGATCCTCACCACCTTCGGCAGGCCCGGTTATCTGCGCCGGGCCCTGGAGGCGGGTGCCGCGGGCTTCCTGGTCAAGGACGGGCCGGTGGAGGAGCTGGCCGCCGCGATCCGGCGGGTGCTCTCGGGCGAGACGGTCGTCGACCCGGGGCTGGCCGCGGCGGCCCTCAGCGCCGGGCCGAGCCCGCTGACCGCGCGCGAGTGCGAGGTGCTGAAGGCCTCCAGGGACGGGGCGACGGTCTCCGACATCGCCGCCGGTCTCCGGCTGTCCGAGTCCACGGTCCGCAACTACCTCTCCTCGGCCATCGGAAAGACCGGCACCCGCAACCGTATGGAGGCGGTGCGGGAGGCCCGGCAGCAGGGCTGGCTGTGA
- a CDS encoding MFS transporter — protein sequence MTPTTTDQPARRQSGTIVPVLAFAGIVVAVMQTLLVPVIKDLPALLSTTPSNATWVLTSTLLSGAVATPIMGRLGDLYGKRRMLLASLAVMVAGALISGFTAAVLPMIVGRTLQGFAMGAIPLGIGLMRDMLPRERLGSAMALMSSSIGVGGGLALPAAALIAQHADWHALFFCAAGLGVLSIVLTLVAVPESPARAQGSFDLPGALGLSAGLVLFLLPITKGSDWGWTSAGTLGLFGASAVVLLLWGLMELRLAAPLVDLRTTARREVLLTNLASIMVGVSFYVVSLVLPQLLQLPVATGYGLGTSMVVAGLCVAPLGLTMMFTAPVYARLSVRYGPKVTLIIGLLVIALGYAGGLGLMTAAWQTVVISVVLGAGIGLAYSSLPALIVGAVPASETGAANGLNTLMRSIGTSVSSAVIGMVLTGTAHQQGGLAVPSMQGFRVSFLIATAAAAIGLLLALLLPNQRPAQHTQLRASSEEEANLQRAEEVLWGFRGRVLGADGTPVARARVTLIDRRGRQAGATLSAADGSYALTVPAQGPYVLAATATGHGPHASSATHTGDDHPVDLDLSLPGESVSA from the coding sequence ATGACGCCCACAACGACCGACCAGCCCGCCCGGAGGCAGTCCGGCACGATCGTGCCGGTGCTCGCCTTCGCGGGGATCGTTGTCGCGGTGATGCAGACCCTGCTCGTCCCCGTCATCAAGGACCTGCCCGCGCTGCTGAGCACCACGCCCAGCAACGCCACCTGGGTCCTGACCTCCACCCTGCTCTCGGGTGCGGTCGCCACACCGATCATGGGCCGCCTCGGCGACCTCTACGGCAAGCGGCGGATGCTGCTCGCCAGCCTGGCCGTGATGGTGGCCGGCGCACTGATCAGCGGCTTCACCGCCGCCGTACTGCCGATGATCGTCGGACGTACGCTCCAGGGCTTCGCAATGGGCGCGATACCGCTCGGCATCGGCCTGATGCGCGACATGCTGCCCCGCGAGCGGCTCGGCTCGGCGATGGCCCTGATGAGCTCGTCCATCGGCGTCGGCGGCGGACTCGCGCTGCCCGCCGCGGCCCTGATCGCCCAGCACGCCGACTGGCACGCCCTGTTCTTCTGCGCCGCCGGGCTCGGCGTCCTCTCGATCGTCCTCACCCTGGTAGCCGTGCCGGAGTCCCCGGCCCGCGCCCAGGGCTCCTTCGACCTGCCGGGTGCCCTCGGGCTGTCGGCCGGCCTGGTCCTGTTTCTGCTGCCGATCACCAAGGGCAGCGACTGGGGCTGGACGTCCGCCGGGACGCTCGGCCTGTTCGGGGCGTCCGCCGTGGTCCTGCTCCTGTGGGGCCTGATGGAACTGCGCCTCGCCGCCCCGCTGGTGGACCTGCGCACCACGGCCCGCCGCGAGGTGCTGCTCACCAACCTCGCCTCGATCATGGTCGGCGTCTCGTTCTACGTCGTCTCGCTGGTGCTGCCCCAGCTGCTCCAGCTGCCCGTCGCCACCGGCTACGGACTCGGCACCTCGATGGTCGTCGCGGGCCTGTGCGTGGCGCCGCTGGGCCTGACGATGATGTTCACCGCGCCCGTCTACGCCCGGCTGTCCGTCAGGTACGGCCCCAAGGTCACCCTGATCATCGGGCTGCTGGTCATCGCGCTCGGCTACGCCGGCGGGCTCGGCCTGATGACGGCCGCCTGGCAGACCGTGGTCATCTCGGTGGTCCTGGGCGCGGGCATCGGCCTGGCCTACTCCTCGCTGCCCGCGCTGATCGTCGGCGCGGTCCCGGCCTCGGAGACGGGCGCGGCCAACGGCCTCAACACCTTGATGCGTTCGATTGGTACGTCGGTCTCCAGCGCCGTCATCGGCATGGTGCTCACCGGCACCGCGCATCAGCAGGGCGGGCTCGCGGTCCCCAGCATGCAGGGATTCCGCGTCTCCTTCCTGATCGCCACGGCCGCGGCGGCGATCGGTCTGCTGCTGGCCCTCCTGCTGCCGAACCAGCGCCCCGCACAGCACACACAGCTGCGCGCGAGCAGCGAGGAGGAGGCCAATCTGCAGCGTGCCGAGGAGGTGCTGTGGGGCTTCAGGGGGCGGGTCCTGGGCGCGGACGGCACCCCGGTCGCCCGGGCCAGGGTGACACTGATCGACCGCCGGGGACGTCAGGCGGGCGCCACGCTCAGCGCGGCGGACGGCAGCTATGCGCTGACCGTTCCGGCCCAGGGCCCCTATGTCCTGGCCGCCACCGCCACGGGCCACGGCCCGCACGCCTCGTCCGCCACCCACACCGGCGACGACCACCCGGTCGACCTGGACCTCTCCCTCCCGGGCGAGTCGGTCTCGGCCTGA
- a CDS encoding class I SAM-dependent methyltransferase has product MAAASSPELPTAPGPGGPSSGVLAAFEAAKGFMPLHEGLALHAAATEAARLGLPLLEVGTYCGRSTILLADAARAAGVTALTVDHHRGSEEQQPGWEYHDPETVDPEVGLMDTLPAFRRTLHRAGLEDHVVALVGRSPQIARIWNTPLGLVFIDGGHTDEHANADYEGWAPRVAHGGLLVIHDVFPAPEDEFTGQAPYRVYLRALASGAFTEVSVTDSLRVLRRTRTGSDPRR; this is encoded by the coding sequence ATGGCCGCGGCGTCCTCGCCCGAGCTCCCGACCGCGCCCGGCCCGGGAGGACCCTCGTCCGGGGTCCTGGCCGCGTTCGAGGCCGCCAAGGGGTTCATGCCGCTCCACGAGGGGCTCGCGCTGCATGCGGCCGCCACCGAGGCCGCGCGGCTGGGGCTGCCCCTGCTGGAGGTCGGCACCTACTGCGGGCGCTCCACGATCCTGCTCGCCGACGCGGCCCGCGCGGCCGGGGTGACCGCGCTCACGGTCGACCACCACCGCGGCAGCGAGGAGCAGCAGCCGGGCTGGGAGTACCACGACCCGGAGACGGTCGACCCCGAGGTCGGCCTGATGGACACCTTGCCGGCCTTCCGGCGCACCCTGCACAGGGCGGGGCTCGAGGACCATGTGGTCGCGCTCGTCGGCCGCTCCCCGCAGATCGCCCGGATCTGGAACACCCCGCTCGGCCTGGTGTTCATCGACGGCGGTCACACCGACGAGCACGCGAACGCGGACTACGAGGGCTGGGCCCCCCGGGTGGCCCACGGCGGGCTGCTGGTCATCCATGACGTCTTCCCCGCGCCGGAGGACGAGTTCACCGGCCAGGCCCCGTACCGCGTCTACCTCAGGGCCCTGGCGTCCGGCGCGTTCACGGAGGTCTCGGTGACCGACTCGCTGCGCGTCCTACGGCGAACGAGGACGGGGAGCGACCCGCGCCGTTAG
- a CDS encoding N-acetylmuramoyl-L-alanine amidase, producing the protein MSYVGPDFDPPRPRRSRRGPLTLAIAGLVPAALVGWLVYEAVADTGGGPAGAAAPPTSSPVSGSATASPSDESATAFPSEDSKGRAVPPSPASTTGRAAGSGSLKGKVVVIDPGHNPNNFRHTAEINRKVNIGTNRKECDTTGTSTNAGYAEARFTLDVARRLRTILQDQGATVKFTQDGDRPWGPCVDERARIGNEAHADAAISIHADGAAAGDRGFHVILPASVHSGTADTRPIAASSRALGERIAGSFVRVTGSAPSNYLGKGTGLVVRDDLGGLNLSTVPKVFIECGNMRDSKDAALLTDGAWRQKAAQGISEGIVSFLHG; encoded by the coding sequence ATGTCGTACGTAGGTCCGGACTTCGATCCTCCCCGACCGCGCCGCTCCCGGCGGGGCCCGCTGACGCTCGCGATCGCCGGGCTGGTGCCGGCCGCGCTGGTGGGCTGGCTGGTGTACGAGGCGGTCGCCGACACCGGCGGCGGGCCGGCCGGCGCCGCGGCGCCCCCCACGAGTTCCCCGGTGTCCGGGTCCGCCACCGCCTCCCCCTCGGACGAGTCCGCCACCGCCTTCCCCTCGGAGGACTCCAAGGGGAGGGCCGTGCCGCCCTCGCCGGCGTCCACCACCGGCCGGGCGGCGGGCTCCGGATCCCTCAAGGGCAAGGTCGTGGTCATCGACCCGGGGCACAACCCCAACAACTTCCGGCACACCGCCGAGATCAACCGCAAGGTGAACATCGGGACGAACCGCAAGGAATGCGACACCACCGGCACCTCGACCAACGCCGGTTACGCCGAGGCACGGTTCACCCTGGACGTGGCGCGCCGGCTGCGCACGATCCTCCAGGACCAGGGCGCCACGGTGAAGTTCACCCAGGACGGCGACCGCCCCTGGGGTCCCTGCGTGGACGAGCGGGCACGGATCGGCAACGAGGCGCACGCGGACGCGGCGATCTCCATCCACGCGGACGGCGCGGCGGCCGGCGACCGCGGCTTCCATGTGATCCTTCCGGCCTCGGTGCACTCGGGTACCGCCGACACCCGCCCGATCGCCGCCTCCTCGCGCGCCCTCGGCGAGCGCATCGCGGGCAGCTTCGTCCGCGTCACCGGAAGCGCCCCGTCCAACTACCTCGGCAAGGGCACCGGTCTGGTCGTCCGCGACGATCTCGGCGGCCTCAATCTGTCGACGGTTCCCAAGGTGTTCATCGAGTGCGGCAACATGCGCGACAGCAAGGACGCGGCACTGCTGACCGACGGCGCATGGCGGCAGAAGGCGGCCCAGGGGATCTCTGAGGGAATCGTGAGTTTTCTGCACGGGTAG
- a CDS encoding DUF5336 domain-containing protein: MNIRSLTRGDGVVIGAAVLLFIASFLSRTGCSGTYCDSISLPSSWDSLGLGLGTYMAGVAGGALVILSRLLPAPRKVLGLDLAVVGATLTVSAAWVLLWTLIDATNSGSGLILGFLAALVLAAAAVATPQVPALQAALIPAPKPAAPGPYGAQPQDAAYGYPGAQQSFSGQPQQGQPYGGQPQPVPGGEFSPFWFAVPAPRPLFAEDGSPAPVAELAPGTWYLAVEQRGPGLVAQTQDGRRGVLQDTSGIQRG, translated from the coding sequence GTGAATATCCGCTCCCTCACTCGAGGCGACGGCGTGGTGATCGGAGCAGCGGTACTGCTGTTCATCGCCTCGTTCCTCAGCCGCACCGGCTGCAGCGGCACCTACTGTGACTCCATCAGTCTTCCCAGCTCCTGGGACAGCCTCGGGCTCGGGCTCGGCACCTATATGGCGGGCGTGGCCGGTGGCGCGCTGGTGATTCTCTCCCGGCTGCTTCCCGCGCCCCGCAAGGTCCTGGGCCTCGACCTGGCGGTGGTCGGTGCGACGCTGACCGTCTCGGCCGCCTGGGTGCTGCTGTGGACGCTGATCGACGCGACCAACAGCGGTTCCGGTCTCATCCTCGGTTTTCTCGCCGCCCTGGTCCTGGCGGCCGCCGCGGTCGCCACCCCTCAGGTGCCGGCCCTGCAGGCCGCGCTCATCCCCGCTCCCAAGCCGGCCGCTCCCGGGCCCTACGGCGCGCAGCCGCAGGACGCCGCCTACGGCTACCCCGGCGCCCAGCAGTCCTTCTCCGGCCAGCCGCAGCAGGGGCAGCCGTACGGTGGGCAGCCGCAGCCGGTTCCGGGCGGGGAGTTCTCCCCCTTCTGGTTCGCGGTGCCGGCGCCGCGTCCGCTGTTCGCCGAGGACGGCTCCCCGGCCCCGGTCGCCGAGCTCGCGCCCGGCACCTGGTACCTGGCCGTCGAGCAGCGCGGCCCCGGCCTGGTGGCGCAGACGCAGGACGGCCGCCGCGGAGTGCTCCAGGACACCAGCGGCATCCAGCGCGGCTGA
- a CDS encoding prenyltransferase/squalene oxidase repeat-containing protein: MTTPRTEHLVLPGVLTAEQATATVHAILAVQREDGAVPWYRGHHLDPWDHVEAAMALDAAGEHTAAERAYDWLARHQNEDGSWYAAYADGDPADVTDRGRETNFVAYAAVGVWHHYLATGDDTFLDRMWPTVYAAVEFVLRLQQPGGQIGWRCEDDGTAVADALLTGCSSVHQALRCALAIAEQREEAQPDWELAVGMLRHAIHRHPERFLDKKRYSMDWYYPVLGGALTGTEAKERIEDGWDRFVVPGLGVRCVVPNPWVTGGESAELALTLWAMGESDRALEILQSIRHLRDPKTGLYWTGHVFDDGVIWPRELTTWTAGSLLLAVAALGGHEPTCAVFGGEHLPRGLETDCCV; the protein is encoded by the coding sequence GTGACCACCCCCCGGACAGAACACCTCGTCCTGCCCGGGGTCCTCACCGCCGAGCAGGCCACCGCGACCGTCCACGCGATCCTGGCCGTCCAGCGGGAGGACGGCGCCGTGCCGTGGTACCGGGGGCACCATCTCGACCCCTGGGACCATGTCGAAGCCGCCATGGCACTCGACGCGGCCGGGGAGCACACCGCGGCCGAACGGGCGTACGACTGGTTGGCCCGGCACCAGAACGAGGACGGCTCCTGGTACGCGGCCTACGCCGACGGGGACCCGGCGGACGTCACCGACCGGGGACGCGAGACCAACTTCGTCGCCTATGCGGCCGTCGGGGTATGGCACCACTACCTCGCGACCGGCGACGACACCTTCCTGGACCGGATGTGGCCGACGGTGTACGCGGCCGTGGAGTTCGTGCTCCGGCTGCAGCAGCCCGGCGGGCAGATCGGCTGGCGGTGCGAGGACGACGGCACGGCCGTGGCGGACGCGCTGCTGACCGGATGCTCCTCGGTCCACCAGGCGCTGCGTTGTGCGCTTGCGATCGCCGAGCAGCGCGAAGAGGCACAGCCGGACTGGGAGTTGGCGGTGGGCATGCTGCGGCATGCGATCCACCGGCACCCGGAGCGCTTCCTCGACAAGAAGCGCTACTCGATGGACTGGTACTACCCGGTCCTCGGCGGCGCCCTGACCGGCACGGAGGCGAAGGAGCGCATCGAGGACGGCTGGGACCGCTTCGTGGTGCCCGGCCTCGGCGTGCGCTGCGTCGTCCCCAACCCCTGGGTGACCGGCGGTGAGTCGGCCGAACTCGCCCTCACGCTCTGGGCGATGGGCGAGTCCGACCGCGCGCTGGAGATCCTCCAGTCGATCCGGCATCTGCGGGACCCGAAGACGGGTCTGTACTGGACGGGTCATGTCTTCGACGACGGGGTGATCTGGCCCCGGGAGCTCACCACCTGGACGGCGGGCTCGCTGCTGCTGGCCGTGGCCGCGCTCGGCGGTCACGAGCCGACCTGCGCGGTCTTCGGCGGCGAACACCTGCCGAGGGGCCTGGAGACGGACTGCTGCGTCTGA
- a CDS encoding class I SAM-dependent methyltransferase: protein MLTVDFSRFPIAPGDRVLDLGCGAGRHAFECYRRGARVVALDRNGEEIREVVRWFAAMEEAGEAPAGADASALQGDALALPFPDASFDVVIVSEVMEHIPDDKGVLAEMVRVLKPGGRIAVTVPRYGPEKVCWALSDAYHQVEGGHIRIYRADELLGKIREAGLRPYGTHHAHALHSPYWWLKCAFGVDNDRALPVRAYHKLLVWDIMKKPLATRVAEQALNPLMGKSFVAYATKPQLPRLPEAGTP from the coding sequence GTGCTGACCGTCGACTTCTCCCGGTTCCCGATCGCCCCGGGCGACCGTGTCCTGGACCTCGGCTGCGGTGCCGGACGGCACGCGTTCGAGTGTTACCGGCGCGGCGCGCGGGTCGTCGCCCTCGACCGGAACGGCGAGGAGATCCGCGAGGTCGTCCGGTGGTTCGCGGCGATGGAGGAGGCGGGTGAGGCCCCGGCCGGTGCCGACGCGAGCGCCCTGCAGGGGGACGCCCTGGCGCTTCCCTTTCCCGACGCCTCCTTCGATGTCGTGATCGTCTCCGAGGTCATGGAGCACATCCCGGACGACAAGGGTGTGCTCGCCGAGATGGTCCGGGTGCTCAAGCCGGGCGGGCGCATCGCGGTCACCGTCCCGCGCTACGGCCCCGAGAAGGTCTGCTGGGCCCTGTCCGACGCCTATCACCAGGTCGAGGGCGGCCATATCCGCATCTACCGCGCGGACGAACTGCTCGGGAAGATCCGGGAGGCCGGGCTCAGGCCGTACGGCACCCATCACGCCCACGCCCTGCACTCGCCGTACTGGTGGCTGAAGTGCGCGTTCGGCGTCGACAACGACCGGGCGCTGCCGGTGCGGGCGTACCACAAGCTGCTGGTCTGGGACATCATGAAGAAACCGCTCGCCACCCGGGTCGCCGAGCAGGCGCTGAACCCGCTGATGGGCAAGAGCTTCGTGGCGTACGCGACCAAGCCCCAGCTGCCGCGACTTCCGGAGGCGGGCACCCCGTGA
- a CDS encoding glycosyltransferase family 4 protein — protein MTAEASEAGPREGSAAAGAGSPSGRSREPGEDRPLRIALLTYKGNPFCGGQGVYVRHLSRELVRLGHRVEVIGAQPYPVLDEGEDLKGLSLTELPSLDLYRQPDPFRTPGREEYRDWIDAIEVATMWTGGFPEPLTFSLRARRHLRARRGDFDVVHDNQTLGYGLLGDMGAPLVTTIHHPVTVDRRLELEAAESRKRRASLRRWYAFTRMQRRVARRLPSVLTVSGTSRQEIVDQLGVSRDRVHVVHIGADTELFSPDPSVPQVPGRIVTTSSADVPLKGLVFLVEALAKVRTEHPGAHLVVVGKRPQDGPVAQAIARHGLGNAVEFVKGVSDAELVALVRSAEVACVPSLYEGFSLPAAEAMATGTPLLATTGGAVPEVAGPDGETCLAVPPGDAGALAVGLGRLLGDPELRVRLGRAGRERVLGRFTWAKAAEGTVARYREAIAASAGPAARRATAGGDDRSGALTGTGTAVGDARSTTPAAGREAGGTATAVQVTDVDSDRESRATC, from the coding sequence GTGACCGCTGAGGCCAGTGAGGCGGGTCCCCGGGAGGGCTCGGCCGCCGCCGGGGCCGGCTCCCCGTCCGGGCGGAGCCGGGAACCCGGGGAGGACCGCCCGTTGCGCATCGCGCTCCTCACCTACAAGGGGAACCCGTTCTGCGGCGGCCAGGGCGTGTATGTACGGCATCTCTCCCGTGAGTTGGTCCGGCTCGGTCACCGTGTCGAGGTGATCGGCGCGCAGCCCTACCCCGTGCTCGACGAGGGCGAGGACCTGAAGGGGCTGTCCCTCACCGAACTCCCCAGCCTCGACCTGTACCGCCAGCCCGACCCCTTCCGCACCCCGGGCCGCGAGGAGTACCGGGACTGGATCGACGCCATCGAGGTGGCGACCATGTGGACCGGCGGCTTTCCGGAGCCGCTGACCTTCTCGTTGCGCGCACGCCGTCATCTGCGCGCCCGCCGCGGCGACTTCGACGTGGTGCACGACAACCAGACGCTCGGCTACGGGCTGTTGGGCGACATGGGCGCCCCGCTGGTGACCACGATCCACCATCCCGTCACCGTGGACCGCCGGTTGGAGCTGGAGGCGGCCGAGAGCCGTAAGCGCCGGGCGTCCTTGCGGCGCTGGTACGCCTTCACCCGGATGCAGAGGCGGGTCGCGCGGCGACTGCCCTCGGTGCTCACCGTCTCCGGCACCTCCCGCCAGGAGATCGTCGACCAGCTGGGCGTCTCCCGGGACCGTGTCCATGTGGTGCACATCGGCGCCGACACCGAGCTGTTCTCCCCCGATCCCTCGGTGCCGCAGGTGCCGGGCCGGATCGTGACGACCTCCAGCGCGGACGTACCGCTCAAGGGCCTGGTCTTCCTGGTCGAGGCGCTGGCGAAGGTGCGCACCGAGCACCCCGGCGCGCATCTGGTCGTGGTCGGCAAGCGCCCGCAGGACGGGCCGGTCGCGCAGGCGATCGCGCGCCACGGCCTGGGGAACGCCGTCGAGTTCGTGAAGGGCGTCTCCGACGCGGAGTTGGTGGCCCTGGTGCGGTCGGCCGAGGTGGCGTGCGTGCCCTCGCTGTACGAGGGCTTCTCGCTGCCCGCCGCCGAGGCGATGGCGACCGGTACGCCGCTGCTGGCCACCACCGGCGGTGCGGTACCGGAGGTCGCGGGGCCGGACGGCGAGACCTGTCTGGCGGTGCCGCCGGGCGACGCCGGAGCGCTGGCCGTCGGACTCGGCCGTCTGCTGGGCGATCCGGAGCTGCGGGTACGGCTCGGACGGGCCGGACGCGAGCGGGTGCTGGGACGTTTCACCTGGGCGAAGGCGGCCGAGGGCACGGTGGCGCGGTACCGCGAGGCGATCGCCGCCTCGGCCGGACCGGCCGCCCGCCGCGCCACGGCGGGAGGCGACGACCGCTCCGGTGCCCTGACCGGCACCGGGACCGCGGTCGGGGACGCGCGTTCCACCACCCCCGCCGCGGGCAGGGAAGCAGGCGGGACGGCGACCGCCGTACAAGTGACCGACGTCGATTCCGACCGTGAAAGCAGGGCCACGTGCTGA
- a CDS encoding TetR family transcriptional regulator, whose protein sequence is MPAEAKVPARTTRTAAQPASSPLTERQEARRRRILQASARLAGRGGFDAVQMREVAESSQVALGTLYRYFPSKVHLLVATMQDQLSRLHDTLRKRPPAGETAGERAAETLLRAFRALRREPQLADAMVRALIFADRSVSPEVEQVSRRTTAIILDAAGLDDPTPDQLSAVRVIEHTWHSTLITWLAGRASVAQVEVDIETACRLIDLTAPGARRRGRSGDGRGNPPGDLSKKS, encoded by the coding sequence ATGCCTGCGGAAGCCAAGGTGCCAGCCAGGACCACGCGCACGGCCGCGCAGCCGGCCTCGTCCCCCCTCACCGAGCGGCAGGAGGCCCGCCGCCGCAGGATCCTCCAGGCGAGCGCGCGACTGGCCGGCCGGGGCGGTTTCGACGCGGTGCAGATGCGCGAGGTCGCGGAGTCCTCACAGGTGGCGCTCGGCACGCTGTACCGCTACTTCCCCTCGAAGGTGCATCTGCTGGTCGCGACCATGCAGGACCAGTTGAGCCGTCTGCACGACACCCTCAGAAAGCGGCCCCCGGCCGGGGAGACGGCCGGTGAGCGGGCGGCGGAGACTCTGCTGCGCGCCTTCCGCGCGCTCCGACGCGAGCCACAGCTGGCCGACGCCATGGTCCGCGCACTGATCTTCGCCGACCGCAGCGTCTCGCCCGAGGTGGAGCAGGTCTCGCGCCGGACGACGGCGATCATCCTGGACGCGGCGGGCCTGGACGACCCGACCCCCGACCAGCTCTCCGCGGTGCGCGTCATCGAGCACACCTGGCACTCGACCCTGATCACCTGGCTCGCGGGGCGCGCCTCCGTCGCCCAGGTCGAGGTCGACATCGAGACGGCGTGCCGGCTGATCGACCTCACCGCACCGGGCGCCCGCCGTCGGGGCCGGTCCGGGGACGGACGCGGGAACCCTCCCGGAGATTTGTCCAAAAAATCATGA
- a CDS encoding prenyltransferase/squalene oxidase repeat-containing protein, producing MIVRRAAAVLAAITVIGGATAPAALATGPSPSSSPALPSGLYGTGDPTYDGVWRQSLAFLAQHSVGVKPAAKAVDWLTRQQCADGAFAPYRANPAAACDAKTPVDTNGTAAAVQALAALGGQDAVTAKAVTWLKSVQNADGGWGYTAGGASDANSTSVAVGALAAVGEKPAEVRSEDGHSPYDALLKLSVPCDRDGGGAFAYQPDKKGALAANADATAAAVVGALGRGLAGSASKQAGAAGCKTADSPERAAQNGAAYLIESLAKDHHLTSALPGADPQPDYGNTADAVVALATAGRGDKAADAMGWLKSHSARWAEQSGPAAYAQLILAATATQSDPRDFGGQDLVAKLSATGPEPDSGKAAASSSPAASEQKEKSDGGVFGVWWFVAVCLVAGIGVGFLLSGRARKQQ from the coding sequence ATGATCGTTCGCCGCGCCGCAGCGGTACTGGCCGCCATCACCGTGATCGGTGGCGCCACCGCCCCGGCCGCTCTGGCCACCGGCCCCTCCCCCTCCTCCTCGCCCGCACTGCCCTCGGGTCTGTACGGCACCGGCGACCCCACCTACGACGGGGTCTGGCGCCAGTCGCTGGCCTTCCTCGCCCAGCACTCGGTGGGGGTGAAGCCGGCCGCGAAGGCGGTGGACTGGCTCACCCGACAGCAGTGCGCCGACGGCGCGTTCGCCCCGTACCGCGCGAACCCGGCCGCCGCGTGCGACGCCAAGACGCCCGTCGACACCAACGGCACGGCGGCGGCCGTCCAGGCGCTGGCCGCGCTCGGCGGACAGGACGCCGTCACCGCGAAGGCGGTCACCTGGCTGAAGTCCGTGCAGAACGCGGACGGCGGCTGGGGCTATACGGCGGGTGGCGCGAGCGACGCCAACTCCACGTCCGTGGCGGTGGGAGCGCTGGCCGCGGTCGGTGAGAAGCCCGCCGAGGTGCGGTCCGAGGACGGCCACTCGCCGTACGACGCGCTGCTGAAGCTGTCGGTCCCCTGCGACCGGGACGGCGGCGGCGCGTTCGCCTACCAGCCCGACAAGAAGGGCGCCTTGGCGGCGAACGCCGACGCCACCGCGGCGGCCGTGGTGGGCGCGCTCGGCCGGGGGCTGGCCGGAAGCGCCTCGAAGCAGGCCGGGGCCGCCGGCTGCAAGACCGCCGACAGCCCCGAGCGGGCCGCACAGAACGGCGCCGCCTATCTCATCGAGAGCCTGGCGAAGGACCACCATCTGACGTCGGCGCTCCCCGGCGCCGATCCGCAGCCCGACTACGGCAACACGGCGGACGCGGTCGTCGCGCTCGCCACCGCGGGCCGGGGCGACAAGGCCGCCGACGCCATGGGCTGGCTCAAGAGCCACTCCGCCCGCTGGGCCGAACAGTCCGGGCCCGCCGCCTACGCCCAGCTGATCCTCGCCGCGACCGCCACACAGTCCGACCCGCGTGACTTCGGCGGCCAGGACCTCGTGGCGAAGCTCAGCGCGACCGGCCCCGAGCCGGACTCCGGCAAGGCCGCCGCCTCCTCGTCCCCGGCCGCCTCGGAGCAGAAGGAGAAGTCCGACGGCGGAGTCTTCGGCGTCTGGTGGTTCGTCGCCGTCTGTCTGGTCGCCGGCATCGGTGTGGGCTTCCTGCTGTCCGGCCGCGCCAGGAAGCAGCAGTGA